Proteins co-encoded in one Rattus rattus isolate New Zealand chromosome 5, Rrattus_CSIRO_v1, whole genome shotgun sequence genomic window:
- the LOC116900143 gene encoding olfactory receptor 1L6 yields the protein MNNQSVSRSTSDFILLGLSSNPWMQKPLFAIFIVMYLVTVVGNVLIILAIHSDSRMHTPMYFFLSNLSFMDICFTTVIVPKMLVNLLSETKTISYVGCLVQMYFFMALGNTDSYLLASMAIDRLVAICNPLHYDVVMRPQRCLLMLLGSCTISHLHALFRVLLMSRLSFCASHVIKHFFCDTQPVLKLSCSDTSSSQIVVMTETLAVIVTPFLCILFSYLRIIVTVLRIPSAAGKWKAFSTCGSHLTVVALFYGSIIYVYFRPLSMYSVVKDRIATVMYTVVTPMMNPFIYSLRNKDMKGGLRKLMDRVHA from the coding sequence ATGAACAACCAGAGTGTCAGCAGAAGCACCTCAGACTTCATCTTACTGGGTCTCTCTTCCAATCCCTGGATGCAGAAACCCCTTTTTGCCATCTTCATTGTCATGTACTTGGTCACTGTGGTGGGGAATGTGCTCATTATCCTAGCCATCCATTCTGACTCCAGGATGCATACTCCCATGTATTTTTTCCTCAGCAACTTGTCATTCATGGATATCTGCTTCACAACAGTCATTGTGCCCAAGATGTTAGTGAACTTGCTCTCAGAGACAAAAACTATCTCCTATGTGGGATGCCTAGTTCAGATGTACTTCTTCATGGCGTTGGGGAACACTGATAGTTACTTGCTAGCCTCCATGGCCATTGACCGGTTAGTGGCCATCTGCAACCCTTTACATTATGATGTGGTAATGAGGCCACAACGCTGCCTCCTCATGCTTCTGGGATCTTGCACCATCTCCCACCTACATGCCTTGTTCCGTGTCCTTCTCATGTCTCGACTCTCATTCTGTGCCTCCCATGTTATTAAGCACTTTTTCTGTGACACTCAACCTGTGCTGAAGCTGTCCTGCTCTGACACATCCTCCAGTCAGATTGTAGTCATGACTGAGACCCTGGCTGTCATTGTGACCCCCTTCCTATGTATCCTCTTCTCCTACCTGAGAATAATTGTCACTGTGCTCAGGATCCCCTCTGCAGCTGGAAAGTGGAAAGCCTTCTCTACCTGTGGCTCCCACCTCACAGTAGTGGCTCTGTTCTACGGGAGTATCATCTATGTCTACTTTAGGCCCCTGTCCATGTACTCAGTGGTGAAAGACCGGATAGCCACCGTTATGTATACAGTAGTGACACCTATGATGAATCCTTTCATCTACAGTCTGAGGAACAAAGATATGAAGGGAGGTTTGAGGAAGTTAATGGACAGAGTTCATGCATAG
- the LOC116900144 gene encoding olfactory receptor 1L6-like produces the protein MPQENQSHMTEFLLLGLTSNPKQQVWLFAIFLAMYLVNVIGNSVIIAAIQRDARLHTPMYFFLSNLSLVDICFTTVIVPQMLVNLLTQRKTILFVQCLTQMYFFVAFGITDSFLLAVMAIDRYVAICNPLHYNTTMSPRRCRLLVMTSWAVSHLHSLTHTVLMGRLSFCGPNVIHHFFCDVQPLLTLSCSDTSINELLAFTEGSVVIMSPFIFIVVSYAYITRTVLRVPSGEGRYKVFSTCGSHLTVVALFYGTIISVYIRPSSTYSVTKDRVVTVIYTVITPMLNPFIYSLRNKDMKQALRKLANRTE, from the coding sequence ATGCCCCAGGAAAACCAGAGCCACATGACAGAATTCCTCCTTTTAGGACTGACCAGCAACCCCAAACAACAGGTATGGCTTTTTGCTATCTTCCTTGCCATGTATCTGGTCAATGTAATTGGCAACTCAGTCATCATTGCAGCCATCCAGAGAGATGCCCGTCTACATACTCCTATGTACTTCTTTCTCTCCAACCTATCCCTGGTGGACATCTGCTTTACCACTGTCATCGTGCCACAGATGTTAGTGAACTTgctgacacagagaaagacaatcctCTTTGTCCAGTGCCTCACTCAAATGTATTTCTTTGTGGCCTTTGGTATTACAGACAGTTTCCTCTTGGCTGTGATGGCCATTGACCGCTATGTTGCTATCTGCAATCCGCTTCATTACAACACAACCATGAGTCCCAGGCGCTGTCGCTTGCTGGTGATGACATCCTGGGCAGTGTCCCACCTTCACTCCCTCACCCACACAGTTCTCATGGGCCGCCTCTCTTTCTGTGGACCCAATGTCATTCATCACTTCTTTTGTGATGTCCAACCACTGTTGACACTCTCCTGCTCTGACACCTCTATCAATGAGCTTTTGGCCTTCACAGAGGGTTCTGTTGTGATCATGAGCCCGTTTATCTTTATTGTTGTCTCTTATGCCTATATCACTCGGACTGTTCTGAGAGTCCCCTCAGGGGAAGGAAGGTACAAAGTTTTCTCTACATGTGGGTCCCACCTCACAGTTGTGGCACTGTTCTATGGAACCATAATATCAGTGTACATTCGCCCCTCTTCCACCTACTCAGTGACAAAGGACCGAGTGGTCACTGTCATCTATACAGTAATTACCCCCATGCTGAATCCTTTCATCTACAGCCTTAGGAACAAAGACATGAAACAGGCCTTGAGAAAATTGGCTAATAGAACTGAATAG
- the LOC116900145 gene encoding olfactory receptor 1G1-like, whose amino-acid sequence MGFSEHPEQQPVLFTLFLGMYLVTLLGNLFIILAIVSDQHLHTPMYFFLANLSFIDTCFTCTIVPKVLSNIQTQHQTISHTGCLLQMYFFMALAMLDDFLLAVMAYDRYVAICLPLHYTTIMCPQRCLSLVATTWLCSNLLAFSLTLQMAQVSFCASHSIPHFFCDLLPLLKLACSDTHTFQLMMFAEAALSGVVPLTCVLVSYAHIMHTILRIPSSGGKHKVFSTCGSHLTVVILFYGTVFLVYFQPSSSYSADTGIVASIVYTMVTPMLNPFIYSLRNKDMKGALWKLFGLGKYCNL is encoded by the coding sequence ATGGGATTCTCTGAGCATCCAGAGCAGCAGCCTGTGCTATTCACACTCTTCTTGGGAATGTACCTGGTCACCCTGTTGGGGAACCTGTTCATCATCCTGGCCATTGTCTCTGACCAGCATcttcacacacccatgtacttcttcctagCCAACCTGTCCTTCATTGATACCTGCTTCACCTGCACCATTGTCCCCAAAGTGCTGAGCAACATCCAAACCCAGCACCAAACCATCTCCCACACTGGATGCCTTCTGCAGATGTATTTCTTCATGGCACTGGCCATGCTTGATGACTTTCTATTGGCTGTgatggcctatgatcgctatgtaGCCATCTGCCTTCCTCTACACTACACCACTATCATGTGTCCCCAAAGATGCCTGTCGCTGGTGGCCACAACCTGGCTCTGCTCCAACCTCCTGGCCTTCTCACTCACACTCCAAATGGCTCAAGTCTCCTTCTGTGCCTCCCATTCCATTCCGCACTTTTTCTGTGATCTTCTCCCACTCCTCAAGCTTGCCTGCTCAGATACCCATACCTTTCAGCTCATGATGTTTGCTGAAGCTGCCCTCTCAGGTGTGGTCCCTCTCACTTGTGTCCTAGTCTCTTATGCCCATATCATGCACACCATCCTCAGGATCCCCTCTTCTGGGGGAAAGCATAAAGTCTTCTCTACTTGTGGCTCACATCTGACAGTGGTCATTCTGTTCTACGGAACTGTCTTTCTAGTGTATTTCCAGCCATCATCCTCCTACTCTGCAGACACTGGAATAGTGGCCTCCATTGTTTATACAATGGTCACCCCCATGCTCAACCCTTTTATCTACAGCTTGAGGAACAAAGACATGAAGGGAGCTTTGTGGAAACTGTTTGGCTTGGGGAAATACTGTAATCTGTAA